The following coding sequences lie in one Panulirus ornatus isolate Po-2019 chromosome 70, ASM3632096v1, whole genome shotgun sequence genomic window:
- the LOC139747748 gene encoding ubiquitin conjugation factor E4 A-like: MEKCQFRPGEIVSDICSVYTNLYSNEAFCLAVSADGRSYIPELFSQAIDVLYRIGRASLAEEIQEAARMVVKAREIHAIEEDIAADAPEEFLDPIMSHLMTDPVILPSSRLSCDRQTIARHLLSDQMDPFNRQPLTMEEVLPNTELKERITAWLEEQRALRAKQAHARKEEMED, translated from the coding sequence ATGGAGAAGTGTCAATTCCGTCCTGGTGAAATAGTTTCCGACATATGTTCGGTATACACTAACCTATATAGTAATGAAGCCTTTTGCCTTGCTGTGTCAGCTGATGGAAGATCATATATCCCTGAGCTATTTTCTCAAGCTATTGATGTGCTCTATCGCATTGGGCGTGCATCATTGGCAGAAGAAATACAAGAGGCTGCAAGGATGGTAGTTAAGGCCAGGGAAATTCATGCCATAGAGGAAGACATTGCAGCTGATGCACCAGAGGAATTTCTTGATCCAATCATGTCACATCTAATGACTGACCCTGTTATACTTCCATCATCAAGGTTGTCGTGTGACCGTCAGACCATTGCACGACACCTTCTCTCAGACCAGATGGATCCCTTCAATCGTCAACCACTCACCATGGAGGAAGTCCTTCCAAACACTGAACTCAAGGAGAGAATTACTGCATGGTTGGAAGAACAACGAGCATTAAGAGCAAAGCAAGCCCATGCTCGGAAGGAAGAAATGGAAGATTAA